The following proteins are co-located in the Malus sylvestris chromosome 13, drMalSylv7.2, whole genome shotgun sequence genome:
- the LOC126597606 gene encoding amine oxidase [copper-containing] zeta, peroxisomal-like isoform X1 has translation MATTQEKATPRDAASAESSALLRKAGEPVRDWTGSASDLDSDPIRTRASVPTLIRPMESLPAPSTNTAATKGIPVMLRAQSSHPLEPLSAAEISVAVATVRAAGATPEVRDSMRFVEVALVEPDKRVVALADAYFFPPFQPSLLPRTKGGPMIPSKLPPRQARLVVYNKKSNETSIWIVELSEVHAATRGGHHRGKVISSEVVPDVQPPMDAVEYAECEAVVKNFPPFKEAMKKRGIEDMDLVMVDPCVSLLIRCTGYHSGADAPSRRLAKPLIFCRTESDCPLENGYARPVEGIRVLVDMQNMVVLEFEDRKLVPLPPADPLRNYTPGETRGGVDRSDVKPLQIIQPEGPSFRVNGHFVEWQKWNFRIGFTSKEGLVIYSVAYIDGSRGRRPVAHRLSFVEMVVPYGDPNDPHYRKNAFDAGEDGLGKNAHSLKKGCDCLGYIKYFDANFTNFTGGVETIENCVCLHEEDHGILWKHQDWRTGLAEVRRSRRLTVSFICTVANYEYGFHWHFYQDGHIEAEVKLTGILSLGALQPGETRKYGTTIAPGLYAPVHQHFFVARMDMAVDSKPGETFNQVVEVNVKVDEPGKNNVHNNAFYAEEKLLKSELQAMRDCNPLSARHWIVRNTRNVNRTGQLTGYKLVPGSNCLPLAGSEAKFLRRAAFLKHNLWVTSYARDEMYPGGEFPNQNPRIGEGLATWVQKNRSLEEADIVLWYVFGVTHIPRLEDWPVMPVERIGFTLMAYRFTRTCTSGTCELLPPKCTQRFDKSFMILIHLIICNAAARVL, from the exons GCATTCCAGTAATGTTGAGGGCTCAGAGCAGCCACCCTTTGGAGCCTTTATCTGCTGCTGAAATCTCAGTGGCAGTGGCCACTGTCAGGGCAGCTGGAGCAACTCCTGAG GTGAGAGATAGCATGCGCTTTGTTGAAGTGGCTTTGGTAGAACCAGATAAACGTGTCGTGGCACTCGCAGATGCGTATTTCTTCCCACCCTTCCAGCCGTCATTGCTTCCCAGAACCAAGGGTGGACCTATGATTCCTAGTAAACTTCCTCCAAGGCAAGCGAGACTTGtggtttataataaaaaatcaaatgagaCGAGCATCTGGATTGTTGAACTATCGGAGGTGCATGCGGCAACTCGAGGTGGTCACCATAGGGGTAAAGTCATTTCATCCGAAGTTGTTCCAGATGTTCAGCCCCCCATG GATGCTGTTGAATATGCTGAATGTGAAGCTGTTGTGAAGAACTTTCCTCCATTTAAGGAAGCAATGAAGAAGCGGGGTATTGAGGATATGGACCTTGTGATGGTGGATCCCTG TGTGTCTCTTCTTATCAGGTGTACTGGATATCACAGTGGTGCTGATGCTCCTAGCCGCAGGCTTGCTAAACCTCTCATCTTCTGTCGAACTGAGAGTGACTGCCCTCTGGAAAATGGTTATGCTCGTCCAGTTGAAGGAATCCGTGTGCTAGTGGATATGCAAAATATGGTGGTTCTTGAGTTTGAAGACCGTAAACTTGTTCCCCTGCCTCCTGCTGATCCACTGAGAAATTATACTCCAGGTGAAACACGAGGAGGTGTTGATCGAAGTGATGTGAAACCCCTACAGATAATTCAGCCTGAAGGACCAAGTTTTCGTGTTAATGGGCACTTTGTTGAATGGCAGAAG TGGAATTTCCGCATTGGTTTTACCTCCAAGGAAGGCTTGGTTATCTATTCTGTAGCATATATTGATGGTAGTCGAGGCCGGAGGCCTGTGGCTCATAGGTTAAGTTTTGTTGAGATGGTTGTTCCTTACGGAGATCCAAATGATCCACACTACAGGAAGAATGCATTTGATGCAGGGGAAGATGGGCTGGGTAAAAATGCGCATTCTCTTAAAAAG GGTTGTGATTGTTTAGGCTATATCAAGTACTTTGATGCGAACTTTACAAATTTCACCGGGGGTGTTGAAACAATTGAAAATTGTGTTTGCTTGCATGAGGAGGATCATGGAATCTTATGGAAGCATCAGGATTGGAGGACAGGTTTAGCAGAAGTTAGACGATCTAGAAGGTTGACAGTGTCTTTTATTTGCACTGTCGCCAACTATGAGTACGGATTTCACTGGCATTTTTATCAG GATGGGCATATTGAAGCTGAGGTGAAACTTACAGGAATACTAAGCTTAGGTGCACTGCAACCAGGAGAAACCCGAAAGTATGGTACAACTATTGCACCTGGACTATATGCACCTGTGCATCAGCACTTCTTTGTAGCTCGTATGGACATGGCAGTTGATAGTAAGCCTGGTGAAACTTTCAATCAG GTGGTTGAAGTAAATGTCAAAGTTGATGAGCCAGGAAAGAATAATGTTCATAACAATGCATTTTATGCCGAGGAGAAATTGCTGAAATCAGAACTGCAAGCAATGCGCGATTGTAATCCTCTATCTGCTCGCCATTGGATT gtCAGAAACACCAGAAACGTCAACCGCACTGGGCAGCTGACAGGTTACAAGCTAGTACCTGGCTCAAATTGTTTACCATTAGCTGGTTCTGAGGCAAAATTTCTGAGAAGAGCTGCTTTTTTAAAGCATAATCTTTGGGTCACATCTTATGCACGTGATGAAATGTATCCTGGAGGAGAATTTCCTAATCAAAACCCACGTATTGGGGAGGGATTGGCCACTTGGGTTCAGAAAAATCGGTCGCTGGAAGAAGCTGACATTGTTCTTTG GTATGTATTTGGAGTGACACACATTCCTCGACTGGAAGACTGGCCGGTTATGCCTGTGGAACGTATTGGTTTTACGCTCATG GCATATAGATTTACACGAACTTGCACCTCTGGTACCTGTGAGCTGCTACCTCCCAAGTGCACACAGAGATTTGATAAAAGCTTCATGATACTGATTCACCTTATTATTTGTAACGCAGCCGCACGGGTTCTTTAA
- the LOC126597606 gene encoding amine oxidase [copper-containing] zeta, peroxisomal-like isoform X2: MATTQEKATPRDAASAESSALLRKAGEPVRDWTGSASDLDSDPIRTRASVPTLIRPMESLPAPSTNTAATKGIPVMLRAQSSHPLEPLSAAEISVAVATVRAAGATPEVRDSMRFVEVALVEPDKRVVALADAYFFPPFQPSLLPRTKGGPMIPSKLPPRQARLVVYNKKSNETSIWIVELSEVHAATRGGHHRGKVISSEVVPDVQPPMDAVEYAECEAVVKNFPPFKEAMKKRGIEDMDLVMVDPCVSLLIRCTGYHSGADAPSRRLAKPLIFCRTESDCPLENGYARPVEGIRVLVDMQNMVVLEFEDRKLVPLPPADPLRNYTPGETRGGVDRSDVKPLQIIQPEGPSFRVNGHFVEWQKWNFRIGFTSKEGLVIYSVAYIDGSRGRRPVAHRLSFVEMVVPYGDPNDPHYRKNAFDAGEDGLGKNAHSLKKGCDCLGYIKYFDANFTNFTGGVETIENCVCLHEEDHGILWKHQDWRTGLAEVRRSRRLTVSFICTVANYEYGFHWHFYQDGHIEAEVKLTGILSLGALQPGETRKYGTTIAPGLYAPVHQHFFVARMDMAVDSKPGETFNQVVEVNVKVDEPGKNNVHNNAFYAEEKLLKSELQAMRDCNPLSARHWIVRNTRNVNRTGQLTGYKLVPGSNCLPLAGSEAKFLRRAAFLKHNLWVTSYARDEMYPGGEFPNQNPRIGEGLATWVQKNRSLEEADIVLWYVFGVTHIPRLEDWPVMPVERIGFTLMPHGFFNCSPAVDVPPSTCELDLKDNGMAAKPIQSGLLAKL; the protein is encoded by the exons GCATTCCAGTAATGTTGAGGGCTCAGAGCAGCCACCCTTTGGAGCCTTTATCTGCTGCTGAAATCTCAGTGGCAGTGGCCACTGTCAGGGCAGCTGGAGCAACTCCTGAG GTGAGAGATAGCATGCGCTTTGTTGAAGTGGCTTTGGTAGAACCAGATAAACGTGTCGTGGCACTCGCAGATGCGTATTTCTTCCCACCCTTCCAGCCGTCATTGCTTCCCAGAACCAAGGGTGGACCTATGATTCCTAGTAAACTTCCTCCAAGGCAAGCGAGACTTGtggtttataataaaaaatcaaatgagaCGAGCATCTGGATTGTTGAACTATCGGAGGTGCATGCGGCAACTCGAGGTGGTCACCATAGGGGTAAAGTCATTTCATCCGAAGTTGTTCCAGATGTTCAGCCCCCCATG GATGCTGTTGAATATGCTGAATGTGAAGCTGTTGTGAAGAACTTTCCTCCATTTAAGGAAGCAATGAAGAAGCGGGGTATTGAGGATATGGACCTTGTGATGGTGGATCCCTG TGTGTCTCTTCTTATCAGGTGTACTGGATATCACAGTGGTGCTGATGCTCCTAGCCGCAGGCTTGCTAAACCTCTCATCTTCTGTCGAACTGAGAGTGACTGCCCTCTGGAAAATGGTTATGCTCGTCCAGTTGAAGGAATCCGTGTGCTAGTGGATATGCAAAATATGGTGGTTCTTGAGTTTGAAGACCGTAAACTTGTTCCCCTGCCTCCTGCTGATCCACTGAGAAATTATACTCCAGGTGAAACACGAGGAGGTGTTGATCGAAGTGATGTGAAACCCCTACAGATAATTCAGCCTGAAGGACCAAGTTTTCGTGTTAATGGGCACTTTGTTGAATGGCAGAAG TGGAATTTCCGCATTGGTTTTACCTCCAAGGAAGGCTTGGTTATCTATTCTGTAGCATATATTGATGGTAGTCGAGGCCGGAGGCCTGTGGCTCATAGGTTAAGTTTTGTTGAGATGGTTGTTCCTTACGGAGATCCAAATGATCCACACTACAGGAAGAATGCATTTGATGCAGGGGAAGATGGGCTGGGTAAAAATGCGCATTCTCTTAAAAAG GGTTGTGATTGTTTAGGCTATATCAAGTACTTTGATGCGAACTTTACAAATTTCACCGGGGGTGTTGAAACAATTGAAAATTGTGTTTGCTTGCATGAGGAGGATCATGGAATCTTATGGAAGCATCAGGATTGGAGGACAGGTTTAGCAGAAGTTAGACGATCTAGAAGGTTGACAGTGTCTTTTATTTGCACTGTCGCCAACTATGAGTACGGATTTCACTGGCATTTTTATCAG GATGGGCATATTGAAGCTGAGGTGAAACTTACAGGAATACTAAGCTTAGGTGCACTGCAACCAGGAGAAACCCGAAAGTATGGTACAACTATTGCACCTGGACTATATGCACCTGTGCATCAGCACTTCTTTGTAGCTCGTATGGACATGGCAGTTGATAGTAAGCCTGGTGAAACTTTCAATCAG GTGGTTGAAGTAAATGTCAAAGTTGATGAGCCAGGAAAGAATAATGTTCATAACAATGCATTTTATGCCGAGGAGAAATTGCTGAAATCAGAACTGCAAGCAATGCGCGATTGTAATCCTCTATCTGCTCGCCATTGGATT gtCAGAAACACCAGAAACGTCAACCGCACTGGGCAGCTGACAGGTTACAAGCTAGTACCTGGCTCAAATTGTTTACCATTAGCTGGTTCTGAGGCAAAATTTCTGAGAAGAGCTGCTTTTTTAAAGCATAATCTTTGGGTCACATCTTATGCACGTGATGAAATGTATCCTGGAGGAGAATTTCCTAATCAAAACCCACGTATTGGGGAGGGATTGGCCACTTGGGTTCAGAAAAATCGGTCGCTGGAAGAAGCTGACATTGTTCTTTG GTATGTATTTGGAGTGACACACATTCCTCGACTGGAAGACTGGCCGGTTATGCCTGTGGAACGTATTGGTTTTACGCTCATG CCGCACGGGTTCTTTAATTGCTCACCGGCGGTGGACGTCCCTCCGAGCACATGCGAGTTGGACCTCAAGGACAACGGGATGGCTGCAAAACCTATTCAGAGCGGGTTACTCGCCAAGCTCTGA
- the LOC126597606 gene encoding amine oxidase [copper-containing] zeta, peroxisomal-like isoform X3, whose amino-acid sequence MATTQEKATPRDAASAESSALLRKAGEPVRDWTGSASDLDSDPIRTRASVPTLIRPMESLPAPSTNTAATKGIPVMLRAQSSHPLEPLSAAEISVAVATVRAAGATPEVRDSMRFVEVALVEPDKRVVALADAYFFPPFQPSLLPRTKGGPMIPSKLPPRQARLVVYNKKSNETSIWIVELSEVHAATRGGHHRGKVISSEVVPDVQPPMDAVEYAECEAVVKNFPPFKEAMKKRGIEDMDLVMVDPWCTGYHSGADAPSRRLAKPLIFCRTESDCPLENGYARPVEGIRVLVDMQNMVVLEFEDRKLVPLPPADPLRNYTPGETRGGVDRSDVKPLQIIQPEGPSFRVNGHFVEWQKWNFRIGFTSKEGLVIYSVAYIDGSRGRRPVAHRLSFVEMVVPYGDPNDPHYRKNAFDAGEDGLGKNAHSLKKGCDCLGYIKYFDANFTNFTGGVETIENCVCLHEEDHGILWKHQDWRTGLAEVRRSRRLTVSFICTVANYEYGFHWHFYQDGHIEAEVKLTGILSLGALQPGETRKYGTTIAPGLYAPVHQHFFVARMDMAVDSKPGETFNQVVEVNVKVDEPGKNNVHNNAFYAEEKLLKSELQAMRDCNPLSARHWIVRNTRNVNRTGQLTGYKLVPGSNCLPLAGSEAKFLRRAAFLKHNLWVTSYARDEMYPGGEFPNQNPRIGEGLATWVQKNRSLEEADIVLWYVFGVTHIPRLEDWPVMPVERIGFTLMAYRFTRTCTSGTCELLPPKCTQRFDKSFMILIHLIICNAAARVL is encoded by the exons GCATTCCAGTAATGTTGAGGGCTCAGAGCAGCCACCCTTTGGAGCCTTTATCTGCTGCTGAAATCTCAGTGGCAGTGGCCACTGTCAGGGCAGCTGGAGCAACTCCTGAG GTGAGAGATAGCATGCGCTTTGTTGAAGTGGCTTTGGTAGAACCAGATAAACGTGTCGTGGCACTCGCAGATGCGTATTTCTTCCCACCCTTCCAGCCGTCATTGCTTCCCAGAACCAAGGGTGGACCTATGATTCCTAGTAAACTTCCTCCAAGGCAAGCGAGACTTGtggtttataataaaaaatcaaatgagaCGAGCATCTGGATTGTTGAACTATCGGAGGTGCATGCGGCAACTCGAGGTGGTCACCATAGGGGTAAAGTCATTTCATCCGAAGTTGTTCCAGATGTTCAGCCCCCCATG GATGCTGTTGAATATGCTGAATGTGAAGCTGTTGTGAAGAACTTTCCTCCATTTAAGGAAGCAATGAAGAAGCGGGGTATTGAGGATATGGACCTTGTGATGGTGGATCCCTG GTGTACTGGATATCACAGTGGTGCTGATGCTCCTAGCCGCAGGCTTGCTAAACCTCTCATCTTCTGTCGAACTGAGAGTGACTGCCCTCTGGAAAATGGTTATGCTCGTCCAGTTGAAGGAATCCGTGTGCTAGTGGATATGCAAAATATGGTGGTTCTTGAGTTTGAAGACCGTAAACTTGTTCCCCTGCCTCCTGCTGATCCACTGAGAAATTATACTCCAGGTGAAACACGAGGAGGTGTTGATCGAAGTGATGTGAAACCCCTACAGATAATTCAGCCTGAAGGACCAAGTTTTCGTGTTAATGGGCACTTTGTTGAATGGCAGAAG TGGAATTTCCGCATTGGTTTTACCTCCAAGGAAGGCTTGGTTATCTATTCTGTAGCATATATTGATGGTAGTCGAGGCCGGAGGCCTGTGGCTCATAGGTTAAGTTTTGTTGAGATGGTTGTTCCTTACGGAGATCCAAATGATCCACACTACAGGAAGAATGCATTTGATGCAGGGGAAGATGGGCTGGGTAAAAATGCGCATTCTCTTAAAAAG GGTTGTGATTGTTTAGGCTATATCAAGTACTTTGATGCGAACTTTACAAATTTCACCGGGGGTGTTGAAACAATTGAAAATTGTGTTTGCTTGCATGAGGAGGATCATGGAATCTTATGGAAGCATCAGGATTGGAGGACAGGTTTAGCAGAAGTTAGACGATCTAGAAGGTTGACAGTGTCTTTTATTTGCACTGTCGCCAACTATGAGTACGGATTTCACTGGCATTTTTATCAG GATGGGCATATTGAAGCTGAGGTGAAACTTACAGGAATACTAAGCTTAGGTGCACTGCAACCAGGAGAAACCCGAAAGTATGGTACAACTATTGCACCTGGACTATATGCACCTGTGCATCAGCACTTCTTTGTAGCTCGTATGGACATGGCAGTTGATAGTAAGCCTGGTGAAACTTTCAATCAG GTGGTTGAAGTAAATGTCAAAGTTGATGAGCCAGGAAAGAATAATGTTCATAACAATGCATTTTATGCCGAGGAGAAATTGCTGAAATCAGAACTGCAAGCAATGCGCGATTGTAATCCTCTATCTGCTCGCCATTGGATT gtCAGAAACACCAGAAACGTCAACCGCACTGGGCAGCTGACAGGTTACAAGCTAGTACCTGGCTCAAATTGTTTACCATTAGCTGGTTCTGAGGCAAAATTTCTGAGAAGAGCTGCTTTTTTAAAGCATAATCTTTGGGTCACATCTTATGCACGTGATGAAATGTATCCTGGAGGAGAATTTCCTAATCAAAACCCACGTATTGGGGAGGGATTGGCCACTTGGGTTCAGAAAAATCGGTCGCTGGAAGAAGCTGACATTGTTCTTTG GTATGTATTTGGAGTGACACACATTCCTCGACTGGAAGACTGGCCGGTTATGCCTGTGGAACGTATTGGTTTTACGCTCATG GCATATAGATTTACACGAACTTGCACCTCTGGTACCTGTGAGCTGCTACCTCCCAAGTGCACACAGAGATTTGATAAAAGCTTCATGATACTGATTCACCTTATTATTTGTAACGCAGCCGCACGGGTTCTTTAA
- the LOC126597606 gene encoding amine oxidase [copper-containing] zeta, peroxisomal-like isoform X4, with translation MATTQEKATPRDAASAESSALLRKAGEPVRDWTGSASDLDSDPIRTRASVPTLIRPMESLPAPSTNTAATKGIPVMLRAQSSHPLEPLSAAEISVAVATVRAAGATPEVRDSMRFVEVALVEPDKRVVALADAYFFPPFQPSLLPRTKGGPMIPSKLPPRQARLVVYNKKSNETSIWIVELSEVHAATRGGHHRGKVISSEVVPDVQPPMDAVEYAECEAVVKNFPPFKEAMKKRGIEDMDLVMVDPWCTGYHSGADAPSRRLAKPLIFCRTESDCPLENGYARPVEGIRVLVDMQNMVVLEFEDRKLVPLPPADPLRNYTPGETRGGVDRSDVKPLQIIQPEGPSFRVNGHFVEWQKWNFRIGFTSKEGLVIYSVAYIDGSRGRRPVAHRLSFVEMVVPYGDPNDPHYRKNAFDAGEDGLGKNAHSLKKGCDCLGYIKYFDANFTNFTGGVETIENCVCLHEEDHGILWKHQDWRTGLAEVRRSRRLTVSFICTVANYEYGFHWHFYQDGHIEAEVKLTGILSLGALQPGETRKYGTTIAPGLYAPVHQHFFVARMDMAVDSKPGETFNQVVEVNVKVDEPGKNNVHNNAFYAEEKLLKSELQAMRDCNPLSARHWIVRNTRNVNRTGQLTGYKLVPGSNCLPLAGSEAKFLRRAAFLKHNLWVTSYARDEMYPGGEFPNQNPRIGEGLATWVQKNRSLEEADIVLWYVFGVTHIPRLEDWPVMPVERIGFTLMPHGFFNCSPAVDVPPSTCELDLKDNGMAAKPIQSGLLAKL, from the exons GCATTCCAGTAATGTTGAGGGCTCAGAGCAGCCACCCTTTGGAGCCTTTATCTGCTGCTGAAATCTCAGTGGCAGTGGCCACTGTCAGGGCAGCTGGAGCAACTCCTGAG GTGAGAGATAGCATGCGCTTTGTTGAAGTGGCTTTGGTAGAACCAGATAAACGTGTCGTGGCACTCGCAGATGCGTATTTCTTCCCACCCTTCCAGCCGTCATTGCTTCCCAGAACCAAGGGTGGACCTATGATTCCTAGTAAACTTCCTCCAAGGCAAGCGAGACTTGtggtttataataaaaaatcaaatgagaCGAGCATCTGGATTGTTGAACTATCGGAGGTGCATGCGGCAACTCGAGGTGGTCACCATAGGGGTAAAGTCATTTCATCCGAAGTTGTTCCAGATGTTCAGCCCCCCATG GATGCTGTTGAATATGCTGAATGTGAAGCTGTTGTGAAGAACTTTCCTCCATTTAAGGAAGCAATGAAGAAGCGGGGTATTGAGGATATGGACCTTGTGATGGTGGATCCCTG GTGTACTGGATATCACAGTGGTGCTGATGCTCCTAGCCGCAGGCTTGCTAAACCTCTCATCTTCTGTCGAACTGAGAGTGACTGCCCTCTGGAAAATGGTTATGCTCGTCCAGTTGAAGGAATCCGTGTGCTAGTGGATATGCAAAATATGGTGGTTCTTGAGTTTGAAGACCGTAAACTTGTTCCCCTGCCTCCTGCTGATCCACTGAGAAATTATACTCCAGGTGAAACACGAGGAGGTGTTGATCGAAGTGATGTGAAACCCCTACAGATAATTCAGCCTGAAGGACCAAGTTTTCGTGTTAATGGGCACTTTGTTGAATGGCAGAAG TGGAATTTCCGCATTGGTTTTACCTCCAAGGAAGGCTTGGTTATCTATTCTGTAGCATATATTGATGGTAGTCGAGGCCGGAGGCCTGTGGCTCATAGGTTAAGTTTTGTTGAGATGGTTGTTCCTTACGGAGATCCAAATGATCCACACTACAGGAAGAATGCATTTGATGCAGGGGAAGATGGGCTGGGTAAAAATGCGCATTCTCTTAAAAAG GGTTGTGATTGTTTAGGCTATATCAAGTACTTTGATGCGAACTTTACAAATTTCACCGGGGGTGTTGAAACAATTGAAAATTGTGTTTGCTTGCATGAGGAGGATCATGGAATCTTATGGAAGCATCAGGATTGGAGGACAGGTTTAGCAGAAGTTAGACGATCTAGAAGGTTGACAGTGTCTTTTATTTGCACTGTCGCCAACTATGAGTACGGATTTCACTGGCATTTTTATCAG GATGGGCATATTGAAGCTGAGGTGAAACTTACAGGAATACTAAGCTTAGGTGCACTGCAACCAGGAGAAACCCGAAAGTATGGTACAACTATTGCACCTGGACTATATGCACCTGTGCATCAGCACTTCTTTGTAGCTCGTATGGACATGGCAGTTGATAGTAAGCCTGGTGAAACTTTCAATCAG GTGGTTGAAGTAAATGTCAAAGTTGATGAGCCAGGAAAGAATAATGTTCATAACAATGCATTTTATGCCGAGGAGAAATTGCTGAAATCAGAACTGCAAGCAATGCGCGATTGTAATCCTCTATCTGCTCGCCATTGGATT gtCAGAAACACCAGAAACGTCAACCGCACTGGGCAGCTGACAGGTTACAAGCTAGTACCTGGCTCAAATTGTTTACCATTAGCTGGTTCTGAGGCAAAATTTCTGAGAAGAGCTGCTTTTTTAAAGCATAATCTTTGGGTCACATCTTATGCACGTGATGAAATGTATCCTGGAGGAGAATTTCCTAATCAAAACCCACGTATTGGGGAGGGATTGGCCACTTGGGTTCAGAAAAATCGGTCGCTGGAAGAAGCTGACATTGTTCTTTG GTATGTATTTGGAGTGACACACATTCCTCGACTGGAAGACTGGCCGGTTATGCCTGTGGAACGTATTGGTTTTACGCTCATG CCGCACGGGTTCTTTAATTGCTCACCGGCGGTGGACGTCCCTCCGAGCACATGCGAGTTGGACCTCAAGGACAACGGGATGGCTGCAAAACCTATTCAGAGCGGGTTACTCGCCAAGCTCTGA
- the LOC126597611 gene encoding uncharacterized protein LOC126597611, with product MASEDSRIEDELSHPILLAERVRTAVDEAESFKLECSEVGKQVDRLSQKLRTVVRLATAAPVLYERPIRRIVAEVSKNLERALTLVRKCKRQSILRRVVTITSAADFRKLFNFLESSVGDMKWLLSLFDPDTAGNNGIELSLAPIASNDPILSWVWSFIATVQMGQLPHRIEAANELASLAQDNDRNKKIIVDEGGVSPLLKLLKEGSSPDAQIAAATALHNLAGDQEKVKAIVNEVGVPIIVQVLGDSPMRVQSHVATLVARMAEHDSISQEDFARENVIRPLVTLLSFEMFGEDQSNDQLGKQSIHSLIQINREIEKSTLAKPQSRGSSSSSDSIYRPHSNTYSSSSYSYYSEGSSRGGHHRKERENEKPHVKLQLKISCAAALWMLARGSVLNGRRITETKGLLCLAKLVEKEQGELQFNCLMTIMEITAAAESNAELRRAAFKTNSPAAKAVVDQLLRLIKEVDSPILQIPAVKSIGSLARAFPARETRVIGPLVTQLSHKDLDMGTEAAIALGKFACPDNFLCMEHSKRIIESNAIPPLMKLLRGNEHSWLHGLILLCYLALHSGNTNSLEPTRVLTVLEGADRSALPQHPELRDLVSKAIYHLNLYHTGGHSQRMAFVP from the coding sequence ATGGCTTCGGAGGATAGCCGAATAGAGGACGAACTGTCGCACCCGATTCTGCTGGCGGAGCGGGTCCGGACCGCCGTCGACGAGGCGGAGTCGTTCAAGCTGGAGTGCTCCGAGGTGGGGAAGCAGGTGGATCGTCTCTCGCAGAAGCTCCGAACCGTGGTCCGGTTGGCCACGGCGGCCCCGGTTCTGTACGAGCGCCCGATTCGGCGCATCGTCGCCGAGGTGTCGAAGAATCTGGAGCGGGCCCTGACCCTGGTCCGTAAGTGCAAGCGCCAGAGCATCCTACGACGTGTCGTAACCATCACGAGCGCCGCCGACTTCCGGAAGCTCTTCAACTTCCTCGAGTCCTCCGTCGGCGACATGAAGTGGCTGCTCAGCTTATTCGACCCGGACACCGCTGGCAATAACGGAATTGAACTCTCCCTCGCCCCGATTGCCAGTAACGACCCGATTCTCTCTTGGGTCTGGTCATTCATCGCCACCGTCCAAATGGGTCAGCTGCCGCATCGTATCGAGGCCGCCAATGAGCTCGCCTCACTGGCGCAGGACAACGACCGGAACAAGAAGATTATTGTCGACGAAGGCGGAGTCTCGCCGCTACTGAAATTGTTGAAGGAGGGCTCGTCGCCTGATGCCCAAATTGCGGCGGCGACGGCGCTCCATAATCTGGCGGGCGATCAGGAGAAGGTGAAGGCTATTGTGAATGAGGTTGGGGTGCCTATTATTGTGCAGGTTCTGGGCGACTCGCCGATGAGGGTTCAGAGCCATGTGGCGACCCTGGTGGCTCGGATGGCAGAGCATGACAGCATTTCCCAGGAGGATTTCGCCAGGGAGAATGTGATCAGGCCGCTGGTGACGCTACTGTCGTTCGAGATGTTTGGGGAGGATCAGAGTAATGATCAGTTGGGTAAGCAAAGCATTCACTCTCTGATTCAGATTAATAGGGAAATAGAGAAGAGCACATTAGCAAAACCGCAATCGAGAGGCAGTAGCAGTAGCAGCGACAGTATTTATAGACCTCATTCGAATACGTATTCAAGTTCTTCGTATTCTTATTATTCGGAGGGTAGTAGCCGAGGCGGGCATCAtaggaaggagagggagaatGAGAAGCCTCATGTTAAGCTTCAGCTGAAAATTAGTTGCGCCGCGGCGTTGTGGATGCTTGCCAGGGGCAGTGTTTTGAATGGTAGGAGGATAACTGAGACCAAAGGTTTGCTTTGTTTGGCTAAGTTGGTGGAGAAGGAACAGGGTGAGTTGCAATTCAACTGTTTGATGACTATAATGGAGATAACGGCTGCGGCTGAATCCAATGCTGAACTTAGACGAGCCGCGTTTAAGACCAATTCTCCGGCTGCCAAGGCGGTTGTGGATCAGCTCTTGAGACTGATCAAAGAGGTGGACAGCCCGATACTGCAAATTCCTGCTGTAAAATCGATTGGCTCGCTTGCCAGGGCATTCCCTGCTAGAGAGACGCGGGTCATTGGTCCGCTAGTGACTCAACTTAGCCACAAAGATCTTGACATGGGAACTGAAGCGGCAATTGCACTGGGGAAGTTTGCCTGTCCGGATAATTTTCTCTGTATGGAGCattcgaagaggataattgagTCCAACGCTATACCGCCTCTGATGAAACTGCTAAGAGGAAACGAACACTCGTGGCTGCACGGATTGATTCTTCTTTGCTACCTTGCATTGCACTCTGGGAATACCAACTCTTTGGAACCGACCAGGGTGTTGACAGTCCTTGAAGGGGCTGACCGCAGTGCACTCCCCCAACATCCCGAGTTGAGAGACTTGGTGTCCAAGGCGATATATCACCTCAATCTGTACCACACTGGAGGTCATTCGCAAAGGATGGCATTTGTGCCGTGA